In a genomic window of Nostoc sp. UHCC 0870:
- a CDS encoding CAP domain-containing protein → MIRTNRNNFVLATVVAIGGAIACIPSLAIAISTPAPTHTPKSLPRSVSSRQLAQSTINTASVEAAVFQQINEFRTSQGLPALTRNSAMDNQARIHSQNMAKGSIPFGHYGFSSRIQASGISYQGAAENVAKNRGYSDPATQGVQGWLRSSGHLNNIRGNYNLTGIGVAVNSKGEVYLTQIFARTSSQTSTPNPSQGSGNTINTTSVETAVFQQINKFRTSQGLPALTRNSAIDDQARIHSQNMAKGSIPFGHYGFSSRIQASGISYQGAAENVAKNRGYSDPASQAVQGWLRSSGHLNNIRGKYNLTGIGVAVNSKGEVYLTQIFLYKK, encoded by the coding sequence ATGATTCGTACAAACCGCAATAACTTTGTTTTGGCGACTGTGGTGGCTATTGGTGGCGCGATCGCCTGCATCCCATCTTTGGCGATCGCTATTTCTACACCAGCACCAACTCATACACCAAAGTCTTTACCAAGATCCGTTTCTAGCCGCCAACTAGCACAATCTACAATCAACACCGCATCTGTAGAGGCGGCGGTATTTCAACAAATTAACGAATTCCGCACTTCTCAAGGTTTACCAGCCTTAACTCGTAATTCTGCGATGGATAATCAAGCTAGAATCCATAGTCAGAATATGGCTAAGGGTAGTATCCCATTTGGTCATTATGGTTTTTCATCCCGAATTCAGGCGAGTGGTATTTCTTACCAAGGTGCGGCGGAAAATGTGGCTAAAAATCGCGGATATAGTGATCCGGCTACCCAAGGTGTACAAGGTTGGTTGAGAAGTTCGGGACACCTCAATAATATTAGAGGTAACTACAACCTGACAGGTATTGGTGTAGCAGTAAACAGCAAAGGCGAAGTGTACTTAACACAAATCTTTGCTCGTACATCAAGTCAAACTTCCACACCAAATCCTTCCCAGGGTTCAGGTAATACAATCAATACAACATCTGTAGAGACGGCGGTATTTCAGCAAATTAACAAATTCCGCACTTCTCAAGGTTTACCAGCCTTAACTCGTAATTCTGCTATAGATGATCAAGCCAGAATCCACAGTCAGAATATGGCTAAGGGTAGTATCCCATTTGGTCATTACGGTTTTTCATCCCGAATTCAGGCGAGTGGTATTTCTTACCAAGGTGCGGCGGAAAATGTGGCTAAAAATCGCGGATATAGTGATCCGGCTTCCCAAGCTGTACAAGGCTGGTTGAGAAGTTCAGGACACCTCAACAATATTAGAGGTAAATACAACCTGACAGGTATTGGTGTCGCAGTAAACAGCAAAGGCGAAGTTTACCTAACACAAATATTCCTCTACAAAAAGTAG
- the pip gene encoding prolyl aminopeptidase: MRELYPLIQPYQEGKLQVSELHTIHFEESGNPQGKPIILLHGGPGGGCPPFYRQYFHPEKWRLIMFDQRGCGKSQPHAELRENTTWDLVNDIEKLRSHLGIEKWVVFGGSWGSTLSLAYSQTHPERCLGLILRGIFLLRQKELRWFYQEGTSYLFPDAWEEYLKPIPVDERDDLLTAYYKRLTSPDLQVRQEAARAWSIWEASTSRLFTDTQLIHNFGEDEFADAFARIECHYFINKGFLETDDQLLLNVGRIRHIPAVIVQGRYDVVCPMISAWELHRAWPEAEFIVVPDAGHSMSEVGIRSALIAATDEF; encoded by the coding sequence ATGCGTGAACTTTATCCACTTATACAACCTTATCAAGAAGGAAAGTTACAGGTTTCTGAATTACACACGATTCATTTTGAAGAATCAGGTAATCCCCAAGGTAAACCCATTATTTTACTGCATGGCGGACCTGGTGGTGGATGTCCGCCATTTTATCGGCAATATTTTCATCCTGAAAAATGGCGTTTAATTATGTTTGATCAGCGTGGCTGTGGTAAAAGTCAACCCCATGCTGAGTTAAGAGAAAATACCACTTGGGATTTAGTTAATGATATTGAAAAACTGCGATCGCATTTAGGGATAGAAAAGTGGGTGGTTTTTGGTGGTAGTTGGGGTAGCACTTTATCATTAGCCTATAGCCAAACCCATCCAGAGCGTTGTTTAGGGCTAATTTTACGCGGTATATTCTTGCTCAGACAAAAAGAGTTACGTTGGTTTTATCAAGAAGGTACTAGTTATCTTTTTCCTGATGCTTGGGAAGAATATCTCAAGCCAATTCCTGTAGATGAGCGTGATGATTTGCTCACCGCTTATTATAAACGTTTGACTAGTCCAGATTTACAAGTTAGGCAAGAAGCGGCGCGGGCTTGGTCAATTTGGGAAGCTAGCACTAGTAGATTATTTACAGATACCCAGCTAATCCATAATTTTGGTGAGGATGAATTTGCTGATGCCTTTGCTCGCATTGAGTGTCATTATTTTATTAATAAAGGTTTTTTAGAAACCGATGATCAATTATTATTAAATGTTGGACGGATTCGACATATTCCGGCTGTGATTGTGCAAGGACGTTATGATGTAGTTTGCCCGATGATATCAGCTTGGGAATTACATCGTGCTTGGCCAGAAGCAGAATTTATTGTTGTTCCTGATGCTGGACATTCGATGAGTGAAGTGGGGATTCGTAGTGCTTTGATTGCGGCGACAGATGAATTTTGA
- a CDS encoding PEP-CTERM sorting domain-containing protein (PEP-CTERM proteins occur, often in large numbers, in the proteomes of bacteria that also encode an exosortase, a predicted intramembrane cysteine proteinase. The presence of a PEP-CTERM domain at a protein's C-terminus predicts cleavage within the sorting domain, followed by covalent anchoring to some some component of the (usually Gram-negative) cell surface. Many PEP-CTERM proteins exhibit an unusual sequence composition that includes large numbers of potential glycosylation sites. Expression of one such protein has been shown restore the ability of a bacterium to form floc, a type of biofilm.), with protein sequence MKNIFTKIVAIAATSAATVTLASGVNNPAQAVDFNFNWQGNAGYSAIGSFSYDETTAPTIISESGAGPTNFLQSLNVSFFDPSNNILGTYNTVSAGVSQSNFFTFNFDTSTQSLFGPFNIGGGTGVIGEYFFSGTVGDSLRLRMDVDQLGTSILIDENSGSIQVSSASVPEPTAILGLLALSVLGIGSNLKKKNQLSC encoded by the coding sequence ATGAAAAATATTTTCACCAAAATTGTGGCGATCGCCGCAACCAGTGCAGCTACTGTTACACTTGCTTCTGGTGTAAACAATCCGGCTCAAGCGGTTGATTTCAACTTTAACTGGCAAGGTAATGCTGGCTATTCTGCAATAGGTTCATTCAGTTATGATGAGACTACAGCACCAACAATTATTTCTGAAAGTGGTGCTGGCCCGACTAATTTTTTACAATCGCTGAATGTCTCTTTCTTCGATCCATCTAATAATATTTTGGGGACTTATAACACGGTTAGTGCTGGAGTATCACAATCTAATTTCTTTACTTTCAACTTTGATACTTCTACTCAGTCATTGTTTGGCCCCTTTAACATAGGCGGTGGAACTGGTGTAATTGGAGAATATTTCTTTTCGGGAACGGTTGGTGATTCTTTAAGATTGCGTATGGATGTTGATCAACTAGGAACATCAATATTAATAGATGAAAATTCTGGTTCAATTCAAGTATCCTCAGCTTCAGTTCCTGAACCTACTGCTATTTTGGGTTTACTAGCACTTAGTGTGTTAGGTATAGGTTCAAATTTAAAGAAAAAAAATCAACTATCTTGTTAG
- a CDS encoding DUF429 domain-containing protein yields MKFIGIDFGWKSQPSGLCCLQLIEGKLEIVDLERKDAIAHILTWIDTWVEPNQPALIAVDAPTLIPNPTGSRLPDKLTHKYFGKYHAGCYPANQNLPFAERTINFGLELESRGFAHAPEITPQTPGRYQIEVFPHPAIVNLFGLERILKYKKGRISERRLELIKLYQYIVEILPKFEPFLCLGDLLTDEIPYTGAELKATEDKLDSLICAYVAAYWWYWGEQRNLVLGDRTTGYIVIPKSVLSAEL; encoded by the coding sequence ATGAAATTTATTGGGATTGATTTTGGTTGGAAGTCTCAACCGAGTGGTTTATGTTGTCTGCAATTAATTGAGGGCAAATTAGAGATAGTTGACTTAGAACGGAAAGATGCGATCGCACACATCTTAACTTGGATAGATACCTGGGTAGAACCAAACCAACCAGCACTCATCGCCGTAGATGCGCCTACTCTCATTCCTAACCCTACAGGTAGCCGCCTTCCTGATAAACTAACTCACAAATATTTCGGTAAATATCACGCCGGCTGTTACCCTGCCAACCAAAATCTTCCCTTTGCAGAACGCACGATTAATTTTGGCTTAGAATTAGAATCCCGTGGCTTTGCCCATGCACCGGAAATTACACCACAAACGCCGGGTAGATATCAGATAGAAGTATTTCCCCATCCCGCCATAGTCAATTTATTCGGCTTAGAACGGATTCTTAAATATAAAAAAGGGCGTATCAGTGAACGCCGCTTAGAATTAATTAAACTTTATCAATATATTGTCGAGATTCTGCCCAAGTTTGAACCATTTTTGTGTCTTGGTGATTTGCTGACTGATGAAATTCCCTACACAGGAGCAGAACTCAAAGCCACAGAAGATAAACTAGATAGCCTGATTTGTGCTTATGTGGCTGCTTACTGGTGGTATTGGGGTGAACAACGTAACTTGGTGTTAGGCGATCGCACCACAGGTTACATTGTCATCCCTAAATCAGTGCTGAGTGCTGAGTTATGA
- the glgP gene encoding alpha-glucan family phosphorylase produces the protein MQPIRTFNVSPSLPSRLEPMRKLAHNLHWDWNVETKDLFRRLDPDLWESSHHNPVLMLGTISQARLVEVVEDEGFLAQMDRAARQLEDYLQEHTWYQKQRSQKPKECYAYFSAEFGLVDCLPIYSGGLGVLAGDHLKSASDLGLPLVGVGLLYQQGYFAQYLNVDGWQQERYPINDFYNMPLHLERNADGSELRIAVDYPGRKVYARVWRVQVGTVPLYMLDTNIEPNNPYDHDITDQLYGGDIDMRIHQEIMLGIGGVQLLKALGYDVTAYHMNEGHAAFSALERIRILIQEQGLSYAQAKQVVMSSNIFTTHTPVPAGIDLFPPDKIIHYLGYYADIFDLPKEQFLGLGRENTGDLSAPFSMAVLALKMATCSNGVAQLHGVVSRQMFQGLWKKVPVEEVPITAITNGVHARSCVAKPTQELYDRYLGPNWSSAAPDSPLWERMDAIPDEELWRNHERCRLDMILYVRDHLVKHLHDRGASSSEIAQAQEVLDPNVLTIGFARRFATYKRATLWMRDIERIKRILLGNKGRKVQFVIAGKAHPKDIPGKELIREINHFITEQHLEKHIVFVPNYDIHIARLMVAGCDIWLNTPRRPREASGTSGMKAAMNGLPNLSVLDGWWDEADYVRTGWAIGHGENYEDPNYQDEVEANALYDLLEKEVVPLFYDHRDVDGLPRPWVAKMKDAIRLNCPFFNTARMVREYAQRSYFSASDRYHTLSSDNYVPAKELADWKDKLGEHWFNIRIKDIDVSVAADIEVNQIVGVKAKVDLATLTNDDLQVELYQGSIDANGDIVNAVPVVMDYQGQDTQGLSVYTADIIYTNSGLQGLSLRVLPKHPHLSSAYEPRLIAWAE, from the coding sequence ATGCAGCCGATTCGCACATTCAACGTTTCTCCATCTCTACCGTCACGACTCGAACCAATGCGGAAGTTGGCACACAACTTACACTGGGATTGGAATGTTGAGACTAAAGATTTATTTCGCCGTTTAGACCCCGATTTATGGGAATCTAGCCATCACAACCCAGTATTAATGCTAGGTACGATCAGCCAAGCGCGGCTTGTGGAAGTAGTCGAAGATGAAGGCTTCCTGGCGCAAATGGATCGTGCCGCTCGTCAATTAGAAGACTATTTGCAAGAACACACTTGGTATCAGAAACAACGCAGTCAGAAACCAAAGGAATGCTACGCCTATTTTTCGGCTGAATTTGGACTGGTAGATTGTCTACCTATCTACTCTGGAGGCTTGGGTGTACTGGCAGGGGATCACCTCAAATCTGCCAGTGACTTGGGTTTACCTCTGGTAGGCGTGGGTTTACTCTACCAGCAAGGCTACTTTGCTCAGTATCTCAATGTCGATGGCTGGCAGCAGGAACGTTATCCTATTAACGATTTCTACAATATGCCCTTGCACCTAGAACGCAATGCTGACGGTTCTGAACTGCGGATTGCCGTAGATTATCCAGGGCGCAAGGTGTACGCTAGGGTTTGGCGGGTACAGGTAGGAACAGTCCCCCTGTATATGCTGGATACCAACATTGAACCAAACAACCCCTACGACCACGACATCACAGATCAGCTCTATGGTGGCGACATCGATATGCGTATCCACCAGGAAATCATGCTGGGTATCGGTGGTGTACAGCTATTAAAAGCTTTGGGTTATGACGTGACCGCCTACCACATGAATGAAGGTCACGCCGCCTTCTCAGCCCTAGAGCGCATCCGCATCTTGATTCAAGAGCAGGGATTAAGCTACGCGCAAGCTAAACAAGTGGTGATGTCTAGCAATATCTTTACCACCCATACACCAGTCCCGGCGGGGATTGACTTGTTCCCTCCCGACAAAATTATTCACTACTTGGGTTACTACGCAGATATTTTTGACTTACCCAAAGAGCAATTTTTAGGACTGGGACGGGAGAATACAGGTGATTTATCCGCACCCTTCAGTATGGCAGTGCTAGCCTTGAAGATGGCAACCTGTTCTAATGGTGTTGCCCAACTACATGGTGTAGTGTCGCGCCAAATGTTCCAAGGGTTATGGAAAAAAGTTCCTGTAGAAGAAGTACCAATTACAGCCATTACCAATGGTGTCCATGCTCGTAGTTGTGTCGCCAAACCCACTCAGGAGTTATACGATCGCTATTTAGGGCCAAATTGGTCATCAGCCGCACCTGATAGCCCCCTGTGGGAACGCATGGATGCTATTCCTGATGAAGAGTTGTGGCGCAATCACGAGCGTTGCCGTTTGGATATGATTCTGTATGTACGGGATCATTTAGTCAAGCATTTACATGATCGCGGTGCATCCTCCTCAGAAATTGCCCAAGCCCAAGAAGTCCTTGATCCCAATGTTTTAACCATCGGTTTTGCTAGGCGGTTTGCCACCTACAAACGTGCTACTCTGTGGATGCGTGACATTGAACGCATTAAGCGGATCTTATTAGGCAATAAAGGGCGGAAAGTGCAATTCGTCATTGCTGGGAAGGCACACCCGAAAGATATTCCCGGTAAAGAACTCATCCGCGAAATCAACCATTTCATCACAGAACAACACTTAGAAAAACATATCGTGTTTGTTCCCAACTATGATATTCACATTGCTCGGTTGATGGTTGCCGGTTGTGATATCTGGTTAAATACACCCCGTCGTCCCCGTGAAGCTTCCGGTACTAGCGGGATGAAAGCAGCCATGAATGGATTGCCTAATCTTAGTGTCCTAGATGGTTGGTGGGATGAAGCCGATTACGTCCGCACAGGTTGGGCAATTGGCCACGGCGAAAACTACGAAGATCCCAACTACCAAGATGAAGTAGAAGCCAACGCTCTCTATGATTTATTGGAAAAAGAAGTAGTCCCCCTATTCTATGACCACCGGGATGTTGATGGCTTACCCCGTCCTTGGGTTGCCAAAATGAAAGATGCAATTCGGTTGAACTGTCCTTTCTTCAATACAGCGCGGATGGTGCGAGAATATGCACAAAGGTCTTACTTCTCAGCTAGCGATCGCTACCATACCTTAAGCTCTGACAACTATGTTCCAGCTAAAGAACTAGCAGATTGGAAAGATAAACTCGGCGAACACTGGTTTAATATCAGAATCAAAGATATTGACGTATCTGTCGCAGCAGACATTGAAGTTAATCAAATCGTTGGTGTAAAAGCTAAGGTTGACTTGGCAACTTTAACAAATGACGATCTGCAAGTAGAACTATATCAAGGTTCAATTGATGCCAACGGTGATATTGTCAACGCTGTCCCTGTAGTCATGGATTACCAAGGACAAGATACTCAAGGATTAAGCGTTTACACTGCTGATATCATTTACACCAACTCTGGTTTACAAGGCTTGTCCTTGCGGGTATTACCAAAACACCCACACTTGTCTAGTGCTTATGAACCTCGGTTGATTGCTTGGGCTGAGTAA